Proteins co-encoded in one Bremerella sp. TYQ1 genomic window:
- a CDS encoding type II secretion system F family protein, with amino-acid sequence MFDSGTNGVLIIAVSVFGLFAAGIYFLADMLMKDKSRAEDRLDGLKDSHKRGGRPGEKGAKSGALGKVLEKATPSLAKPLQPTNEKDANKLKDKLSHAGFRSEAAPTTFLGLKFAGLIAGVLLGGGTFFVLGDFSLFGILKAALVLGFFFYLPELGLWYLGKTRKEQIFRGLPDALDLMVVCVEAGLGLDQAMRRVAEEMKKTYRVIAEEFGMCNFQLQMGRARVDVLHELGQRTGVEDLRSLAAILIQADKFGSSIAQALRVQSDAMRTRRRQIAEEKAAKTAVKMIFPLVFFIFPGIFVVLVGPAAITVVREMLPMMAANS; translated from the coding sequence ATGTTCGATTCCGGTACCAACGGCGTACTTATCATTGCAGTCAGCGTCTTCGGTCTGTTCGCGGCAGGGATCTATTTCCTGGCGGACATGCTGATGAAAGACAAAAGCCGCGCCGAAGATCGACTGGATGGTCTGAAGGATTCCCACAAGCGTGGCGGTCGACCAGGCGAGAAAGGGGCCAAGTCCGGCGCCCTCGGTAAAGTCCTGGAAAAGGCAACCCCTTCGCTGGCCAAGCCACTTCAGCCAACCAACGAAAAAGACGCCAACAAACTGAAAGACAAACTCTCGCACGCAGGCTTCCGAAGCGAAGCAGCTCCAACGACGTTTCTCGGCTTGAAATTCGCCGGGCTAATAGCCGGCGTGCTGCTTGGCGGTGGAACGTTCTTCGTCCTCGGCGACTTCTCGCTGTTTGGAATTTTGAAGGCCGCCCTCGTCCTGGGTTTCTTCTTCTACTTGCCGGAGCTCGGCTTGTGGTATCTCGGCAAAACGCGAAAAGAACAAATTTTCCGCGGTCTGCCAGACGCGCTCGACTTGATGGTCGTTTGTGTCGAAGCTGGTCTCGGTCTCGACCAGGCCATGCGCCGCGTTGCGGAAGAAATGAAGAAAACCTACCGCGTGATTGCCGAAGAGTTCGGCATGTGCAACTTCCAACTGCAGATGGGTCGTGCTCGCGTCGACGTGCTGCACGAACTGGGGCAACGAACCGGGGTGGAAGATCTCCGTTCGCTCGCCGCGATTCTGATCCAAGCCGACAAGTTCGGTTCCAGTATCGCCCAGGCCCTGCGTGTTCAAAGTGACGCCATGCGAACACGTCGTCGGCAGATCGCCGAAGAGAAAGCTGCCAAGACCGCGGTGAAGATGATCTTCCCGCTGGTGTTCTTCATTTTCCCGGGCATTTTCGTCGTGCTGGTCGGCCCTGCCGCCATCACCGTCGTTCGAGAAATGCTACCAATGATGGCTGCTAACTCGTAG
- a CDS encoding tetratricopeptide repeat protein, which produces MTAKRVLNRYGRELLCAGLALQGMLIVPALGDAAERPKPINQMRAISEDRDSSSEFRLIQFTDDGNSGGSSSIGSAFKKAGDSISGFFKSEPREAVPENDPISLSSMPDEIGPNVFLSAARMMENSGNAEGAERQYKKCLDNFPDNRVALISYARLLHRTNHLEESLSYYQKADKAHPKDAVICNDMGLCLARMGRKEEAMAKFHQATVSAPEDPRYRNNMAMVLVDAGRNDEALSQLVYAHGKAKGHFNLGVLLYRKGNQQAAADNFHAALQEDSTLSQAKDMLARMDGSGAGSSGPSIPAAPKSNTMFISDQPQSNSVRGAKPTPADITPAKTSKLPPTPDLEAPRLLPPIN; this is translated from the coding sequence ATGACCGCGAAACGCGTACTGAATCGATATGGACGTGAACTGCTGTGTGCCGGATTGGCCTTGCAGGGAATGCTGATTGTCCCGGCCCTGGGCGACGCTGCCGAGCGCCCCAAGCCGATCAATCAAATGAGAGCGATCTCGGAAGATCGTGATAGCTCCAGCGAGTTTCGCCTGATCCAGTTCACCGACGACGGCAACAGCGGTGGATCGAGCTCGATCGGTTCCGCCTTCAAAAAGGCTGGCGACTCGATCAGTGGATTCTTCAAGTCGGAACCGCGCGAAGCGGTGCCAGAGAACGATCCAATCAGCCTTTCCAGCATGCCGGACGAGATTGGCCCGAATGTCTTCCTGAGTGCCGCACGCATGATGGAAAATTCGGGCAACGCTGAAGGTGCTGAGCGGCAGTACAAGAAATGCTTGGATAACTTTCCTGACAACCGCGTGGCGCTGATCAGTTACGCACGACTTCTGCATCGCACAAACCATTTGGAAGAGTCGCTTTCTTACTATCAGAAAGCGGACAAGGCCCATCCCAAAGATGCGGTGATCTGCAACGACATGGGTTTGTGCCTGGCTCGAATGGGTCGCAAAGAAGAAGCGATGGCCAAGTTCCATCAAGCCACCGTTTCCGCTCCGGAAGATCCTCGTTATCGCAACAACATGGCCATGGTATTGGTCGACGCCGGTCGCAATGACGAAGCGTTGTCGCAATTGGTTTATGCCCACGGTAAAGCGAAGGGGCATTTCAACCTGGGCGTGCTCCTTTACCGTAAGGGGAATCAGCAAGCGGCTGCCGATAACTTCCACGCGGCACTGCAAGAGGACAGCACGTTGTCGCAAGCCAAAGACATGTTGGCTCGCATGGATGGAAGTGGTGCGGGATCATCAGGCCCTTCGATTCCAGCCGCTCCAAAATCGAACACGATGTTCATCAGCGATCAGCCACAGTCGAATTCGGTTCGTGGTGCCAAGCCAACGCCTGCGGACATCACGCCAGCGAAAACGTCGAAGCTGCCTCCGACGCCAGATCTGGAAGCACCACGCCTGTTGCCACCGATTAACTAG
- a CDS encoding DUF1080 domain-containing protein, which yields MTRRLAYSSVSLFTAVMLVSVSLAEEPVTKAFVNGEGPGWVALGKDDFTKVNSNDDTWKFNEDGLIECTGKPVSVMRTVKQYTNFELVCQWRHLKSAGNSGIFVWTIPSSLEALTGPGLPQGIEVQVLDVGYKTRYEKDGKRKADWFTCHGDVFPVGAAKMKPFPPVSPNGQRSFPSKDLSKGTGEWNHYYVRAINGEVRLWVNGEEVSGGTGCTPATGFLCLESEGSPVEFRGLKVRELP from the coding sequence ATGACTCGTCGATTGGCTTACTCTTCTGTCTCGCTATTTACCGCGGTAATGCTTGTTTCTGTTTCACTCGCGGAAGAGCCGGTAACCAAAGCATTCGTCAACGGCGAAGGTCCCGGTTGGGTAGCGCTGGGGAAAGATGATTTTACCAAGGTGAACAGCAACGACGACACGTGGAAGTTCAACGAGGATGGCTTGATTGAATGCACCGGCAAGCCTGTCAGTGTGATGCGAACCGTCAAGCAGTACACCAACTTCGAGTTGGTTTGCCAATGGCGTCATCTGAAGTCGGCTGGCAACAGCGGGATCTTTGTCTGGACGATTCCGTCGTCACTCGAAGCATTGACCGGCCCAGGTCTTCCGCAAGGAATTGAAGTTCAGGTGCTCGACGTCGGTTATAAGACGCGGTACGAAAAGGATGGCAAACGTAAAGCGGATTGGTTTACATGCCATGGCGATGTGTTTCCCGTGGGGGCAGCAAAGATGAAGCCGTTTCCACCCGTTTCGCCTAATGGTCAGCGCAGTTTCCCCTCCAAGGATCTCAGCAAGGGGACCGGCGAGTGGAACCACTACTATGTGCGAGCGATCAACGGAGAGGTTCGCCTGTGGGTGAACGGCGAAGAAGTTTCCGGCGGAACCGGATGTACGCCTGCGACTGGTTTCCTGTGTTTGGAATCGGAAGGCTCGCCGGTCGAATTCCGCGGTTTGAAAGTTCGAGAGCTGCCATAA
- a CDS encoding DUF58 domain-containing protein encodes MNSGVLSRYLDYEFLRQLSGRSLEPRGLVSGNLAGAHKSPASGFAVEFSGHREYVPGDDPKHIDWRVFFTRDKYFIKQYEMETNFVCHLMLDISKSMRYGEEATQKMLYGSRLAVSLAHSIVRQGDKVSFTTFDTQIRGHIPASNALPQIIRMSQHLDETSAEDHTDLHACLSEFSQRMARREIVMIFSDFFGDLETLENAIQRIRFNKHDVVLVQVIHDHELNFNLDGMIRFVGLEVDAQQIAQPADIRSSYLKAVNRFNTQLADIATRNNCDHLVACTDSNPGAIFWEYLNQRSLQNRRI; translated from the coding sequence GTGAATAGCGGCGTCCTGTCTCGATATCTCGACTACGAATTCCTACGTCAACTCTCCGGTCGCTCGCTGGAGCCGCGAGGGTTAGTGAGCGGCAATTTGGCTGGTGCGCATAAGTCACCAGCCTCGGGATTCGCTGTCGAGTTTTCTGGACATCGCGAATACGTGCCGGGGGACGATCCCAAGCACATCGACTGGCGTGTCTTCTTCACGCGCGACAAGTACTTCATCAAACAGTACGAAATGGAAACCAATTTCGTCTGTCACTTGATGCTCGATATCAGCAAGTCGATGCGCTACGGCGAAGAAGCGACTCAGAAAATGCTGTATGGATCGCGGCTTGCGGTGAGCCTAGCCCATAGCATCGTCCGACAAGGAGACAAAGTTTCCTTCACGACATTCGATACACAAATACGTGGTCACATCCCTGCCAGCAATGCGTTACCGCAGATCATTCGCATGTCGCAGCATTTGGATGAAACGAGTGCCGAAGATCATACCGACCTCCACGCTTGTCTGTCCGAATTTAGCCAACGCATGGCTCGCCGTGAGATCGTGATGATCTTCAGCGACTTCTTCGGCGATTTAGAAACGCTGGAGAATGCGATTCAGCGAATTCGCTTCAATAAACATGATGTCGTGCTCGTTCAAGTGATTCACGACCATGAACTCAACTTCAACTTGGACGGCATGATTCGCTTCGTCGGTCTGGAAGTGGATGCCCAGCAAATCGCCCAGCCAGCGGATATACGATCTTCCTATCTGAAAGCCGTGAATCGCTTCAACACGCAGTTGGCTGATATCGCAACACGCAATAACTGCGATCACCTTGTGGCATGTACGGATAGCAATCCAGGGGCGATCTTCTGGGAATACTTGAACCAGCGAAGTCTGCAAAATCGCCGAATCTAG
- a CDS encoding aldehyde dehydrogenase family protein: MTIQSQYSAYLANQAVLPNTDLEVIDKFTQSVATKVPLADAAMMEKAIAAAAEAAQPMAELPSYKRQEILQHCVRRFEERSEELAEALCVEAGKPIRDSRGEVTRLIDTFRVAAEESTRMLGEVMPLDISARAEGYRGMWKRVPIGPCAFITPFNFPLNLVAHKVAPALAVGCPFVLKPASKTPIGALLVGEILAETDLPKGAFSILPANRDAADLLVTDDRLKKLSFTGSQDVGWKLKSSAGKKKVTLELGGNAACIVDEGTNLKDAVQRIVFGAFYQSGQSCVSVQRILVHRSVYDEAVQLLCERIATLKVGNPMEEETFVGPIISESDAERIEAWIQSAQDAGAKVLAGGKRDGILVEPTLLADVPKDEAVCAKEVFGPVAVVSQFDDFDEALRMANDSDFGLQVGIFTRDIQKVMKAWDTMDVGGVIIGDVPSWRVDHMPYGGVKESGIGREGVRFAMNDMTEIRNLVIRNVPD, translated from the coding sequence ATGACAATCCAAAGTCAATATTCCGCCTATCTTGCCAATCAGGCCGTCCTTCCGAATACCGATTTAGAGGTGATCGACAAGTTCACACAATCGGTTGCCACCAAAGTACCGCTGGCCGATGCCGCGATGATGGAAAAAGCGATCGCAGCCGCTGCCGAAGCCGCGCAACCGATGGCTGAGCTGCCTTCATACAAACGGCAAGAGATATTGCAGCATTGCGTTCGCCGTTTCGAGGAACGAAGCGAAGAATTAGCGGAGGCTCTCTGCGTTGAAGCAGGCAAGCCGATCCGCGATAGCCGAGGCGAGGTAACGCGTTTGATCGATACGTTTCGCGTTGCCGCCGAGGAGTCGACCAGGATGCTCGGCGAAGTGATGCCGTTGGATATAAGTGCCAGAGCCGAAGGCTATCGCGGAATGTGGAAACGCGTTCCGATTGGTCCTTGCGCGTTCATTACGCCGTTCAATTTTCCGCTGAACTTGGTTGCCCATAAAGTCGCTCCAGCACTCGCCGTCGGATGCCCGTTTGTGCTGAAACCTGCGAGTAAAACACCGATCGGGGCGTTGTTGGTCGGCGAGATCTTGGCCGAAACCGACCTACCGAAAGGGGCTTTTTCAATCCTGCCCGCCAACCGCGATGCGGCCGATTTGTTGGTTACCGATGATCGCTTGAAAAAACTCAGCTTCACCGGCTCGCAAGATGTTGGTTGGAAATTGAAATCCAGTGCCGGCAAGAAGAAAGTGACGTTGGAACTTGGTGGCAATGCTGCGTGTATTGTCGATGAAGGAACCAATTTAAAAGATGCAGTGCAACGTATTGTGTTTGGTGCGTTCTATCAATCGGGCCAAAGCTGTGTCAGCGTTCAGCGGATTCTCGTTCATCGCTCCGTTTACGACGAGGCCGTCCAGCTTCTTTGTGAACGAATTGCGACACTCAAAGTCGGAAACCCGATGGAAGAAGAGACGTTTGTCGGGCCGATCATTTCCGAGTCGGACGCGGAACGTATCGAAGCCTGGATTCAATCTGCCCAAGATGCCGGAGCAAAAGTGCTTGCCGGAGGCAAACGAGATGGGATACTCGTCGAACCAACCCTTCTGGCCGATGTCCCGAAAGATGAAGCCGTATGTGCAAAGGAAGTGTTTGGCCCGGTCGCGGTCGTAAGCCAGTTTGACGACTTCGATGAAGCCTTAAGAATGGCCAACGATAGCGACTTCGGACTTCAAGTTGGCATCTTTACCCGCGACATTCAAAAAGTGATGAAGGCCTGGGATACGATGGATGTCGGTGGCGTGATCATTGGCGATGTTCCTTCGTGGCGTGTCGATCACATGCCGTATGGTGGTGTCAAAGAAAGTGGCATCGGCCGCGAGGGGGTTCGTTTCGCAATGAACGACATGACCGAGATTCGTAATCTGGTCATTCGCAACGTACCAGATTAA
- a CDS encoding helix-turn-helix transcriptional regulator, producing the protein MKFSFRLAELLNHSPDPKKRPGTIKAICDFTGLDRHQVSSLLKNEAKYIPLSALAQVCDFLIKHGYAEANQLPGALFAVEPENFWELLARRKRVEMCLGIRADENWAEGAWVVASDTILQGQLLTGISTLGGTAKYRQTDLPRDMVSLSGDGYLSRDTPIPQPEDLFQTLVWAPGQAEEEEVHRRGHEVYSSFQAVDGDKALISLGSIRSNPVIELGLATAFNTEPFISQDEVEDPSQRAIPIYLRHREKNVQFPGSCCGGDQLSKSYNPDTPGFYYEKEDGSWGCCKWDETTYEPAYLIYVYHESQGRLEMMLGGYSGRGTRLLAKTLSSRPEEFWPPVYTGNGTQIGAYVIQYELKKQKKARSVLVADYSATTKIIPIDPKAIQRRLTV; encoded by the coding sequence ATGAAATTCTCGTTTCGCCTTGCAGAATTGCTTAATCATTCGCCAGATCCTAAGAAACGTCCTGGCACCATTAAAGCGATTTGCGACTTCACCGGACTCGATCGGCACCAGGTTTCTTCGCTGTTGAAGAACGAAGCGAAATACATTCCGCTTTCGGCCCTTGCTCAGGTCTGCGACTTTCTGATCAAGCATGGTTATGCCGAAGCGAACCAACTGCCAGGCGCGTTGTTCGCCGTTGAGCCTGAAAACTTCTGGGAATTGCTGGCTCGACGTAAGCGAGTGGAAATGTGCCTCGGTATCCGAGCTGACGAAAACTGGGCAGAAGGGGCTTGGGTCGTCGCATCCGATACCATCCTGCAAGGGCAACTGCTGACCGGTATTTCGACGCTGGGTGGTACTGCCAAGTACCGTCAAACCGATCTGCCTCGCGACATGGTCTCGCTGAGCGGCGATGGTTACCTGTCACGCGACACGCCGATTCCACAGCCGGAAGACCTTTTCCAGACGCTCGTATGGGCTCCCGGGCAAGCCGAAGAGGAAGAAGTTCATCGACGTGGTCATGAAGTTTATTCCAGCTTCCAAGCCGTCGATGGCGACAAAGCGTTGATCAGCCTCGGTAGTATTCGAAGCAACCCGGTCATCGAACTGGGCTTGGCCACCGCGTTCAATACCGAGCCGTTCATCAGCCAAGACGAAGTGGAAGACCCAAGCCAACGGGCCATTCCGATTTACCTGCGTCACCGCGAAAAGAACGTTCAATTTCCTGGGTCGTGCTGCGGCGGCGATCAGCTCTCCAAGAGCTACAACCCCGACACGCCAGGCTTCTATTACGAAAAAGAAGATGGTAGCTGGGGCTGCTGCAAGTGGGATGAAACCACCTACGAGCCAGCTTACCTGATCTACGTTTACCACGAATCGCAAGGGCGTCTGGAAATGATGCTCGGCGGTTACTCCGGACGTGGAACCCGACTCCTGGCGAAAACGCTCTCGAGTCGCCCGGAAGAGTTCTGGCCACCTGTTTACACGGGTAACGGAACGCAAATCGGTGCCTATGTGATTCAGTACGAACTGAAGAAGCAGAAGAAGGCCCGCAGCGTACTGGTTGCAGATTACTCAGCGACCACGAAGATCATTCCAATCGATCCGAAGGCAATTCAGCGTCGCTTGACCGTCTGA
- a CDS encoding sigma-70 family RNA polymerase sigma factor produces the protein MDSTGSELPTSAWKSEEELLEALRRQDDDAFEYLVRSYSGRMLVVAKRFLGQDQDAQDAVQDAFLSAFKAIGDFEGNSKLSTWLHRIVVNACLMKLRTRKRKPEKPVEDLLPHFANDGHRDRAEPSWAVTFDTAVQSRETRELVRQRIEELPESYRTVLLLRDIEQLSTEETAARLDLSNSAVKTRLHRARQALKTLLDPHMNSGY, from the coding sequence ATGGACAGCACCGGATCAGAACTGCCGACAAGCGCTTGGAAGTCCGAAGAGGAGCTGCTAGAAGCTCTTCGACGGCAAGATGACGATGCGTTCGAATATCTCGTTCGATCGTACAGCGGTCGCATGCTGGTCGTTGCCAAGCGTTTCCTAGGGCAAGATCAAGACGCCCAAGACGCTGTGCAAGATGCTTTCCTGTCAGCGTTTAAGGCAATCGGAGATTTCGAGGGGAACTCGAAACTATCGACCTGGCTGCATCGAATTGTCGTCAACGCCTGCTTGATGAAGCTGCGAACACGGAAACGGAAACCGGAAAAACCGGTCGAAGACTTGTTACCGCACTTCGCCAACGACGGTCATCGAGACCGCGCAGAACCATCGTGGGCAGTAACGTTTGATACGGCAGTTCAAAGTCGTGAAACGCGAGAACTCGTTCGGCAACGAATTGAAGAATTACCGGAAAGTTACCGAACCGTTTTGCTGCTTCGTGACATCGAACAATTAAGTACTGAGGAGACCGCGGCCCGACTCGATTTGAGTAATTCAGCCGTCAAGACGCGGCTACACCGGGCACGGCAAGCACTAAAAACTCTGTTGGATCCGCACATGAATAGCGGATACTAA